Proteins encoded in a region of the Stieleria neptunia genome:
- the tsaB gene encoding tRNA (adenosine(37)-N6)-threonylcarbamoyltransferase complex dimerization subunit type 1 TsaB has product MIQLALETTGTSGSLAVLQDKTVLRQRRFGVLRRTAAELAAELDTSIRWCEDHGHALAAISVAVGPGSFTGLRIAITTAKTLAYALELPVIPVGSLAAIAAVNLGENGAANALVGLNAYRGQVFAAEFSRDELCRNEAGRDNLIQRCNDRAEVLSKQDWDQRAAEKRGRSDWVIAGDRSIVADQVVESLHQVEHCDAVGVGWVAAGLVAGSTSQPPACFADPFSLDARYLKLSAAEEKAASR; this is encoded by the coding sequence ATGATTCAGCTCGCACTTGAAACCACCGGAACCAGCGGATCGCTTGCGGTTTTGCAGGACAAAACCGTGCTCCGGCAGCGTCGATTCGGTGTCCTGCGACGGACCGCCGCAGAGCTGGCCGCCGAATTGGACACCTCTATTCGCTGGTGCGAAGACCACGGCCACGCCCTGGCCGCGATTTCGGTGGCGGTGGGCCCGGGATCGTTCACCGGCCTGCGAATCGCGATCACAACGGCAAAAACACTGGCCTATGCGCTCGAATTGCCCGTGATCCCGGTCGGTTCTCTGGCGGCCATCGCGGCGGTGAACCTGGGCGAAAATGGCGCCGCGAACGCCCTGGTCGGACTCAATGCCTACCGTGGCCAGGTTTTCGCGGCCGAATTCTCCCGGGACGAACTGTGCCGAAATGAAGCGGGCCGCGACAATTTGATCCAGCGTTGCAACGATCGCGCCGAGGTTTTGTCCAAACAAGATTGGGACCAGCGGGCGGCCGAAAAACGGGGCCGTTCCGATTGGGTGATCGCGGGGGATCGCTCCATTGTTGCCGATCAGGTCGTCGAATCGTTGCATCAGGTCGAACATTGCGACGCGGTCGGCGTCGGGTGGGTCGCGGCCGGTCTGGTCGCCGGCTCAACCAGCCAGCCGCCGGCCTGTTTTGCCGATCCGTTCTCCTTGGACGCCCGCTACCTCAAACTGAGTGCGGCTGAGGAGAAGGCAGCTTCACGCTGA
- a CDS encoding metallophosphoesterase family protein — MKRALISDIHGNLEALLAVLADIRSQSVDEIYCLGDIIGYGPNPCECLDQVMKNCKVTILGNHDQAALFDPDGFNPMALQAIYWTRDQLDNGPGSAAQVNGRWDFLGELPRYHDDEQFKFVHGSPRDPTNEYVFPEYIFDQRKMEILFGKVKQYCFMGHTHLPGIFTTNCEFIQPDECDYHYQLTGEKAMVNVGSVGQPRDEDNRACYVILDKDAPGGPTVTYRRVEYDIETTANKIYAEADLSDQLGDRIKHGR, encoded by the coding sequence GTGAAGCGAGCCCTGATCAGCGACATTCACGGCAACCTTGAAGCGCTGCTCGCGGTTCTGGCCGATATCCGTTCCCAATCGGTAGACGAAATTTACTGCTTGGGGGACATCATTGGCTATGGGCCCAATCCCTGTGAATGCCTGGACCAGGTGATGAAGAACTGCAAGGTCACGATTCTGGGGAACCATGATCAGGCCGCCTTGTTCGATCCCGACGGATTCAACCCGATGGCCTTGCAGGCGATTTACTGGACCCGCGACCAATTGGACAACGGTCCCGGCAGCGCCGCCCAGGTCAACGGACGCTGGGACTTCCTCGGCGAATTGCCCCGCTACCATGACGACGAGCAATTCAAGTTCGTCCACGGATCGCCACGGGACCCGACCAACGAGTACGTCTTTCCCGAATACATTTTCGACCAGCGGAAAATGGAGATCTTGTTCGGCAAAGTCAAGCAATACTGCTTCATGGGCCACACCCACCTGCCGGGGATCTTCACGACCAACTGCGAATTCATCCAGCCCGATGAATGCGATTACCATTATCAGCTGACAGGCGAAAAAGCGATGGTCAACGTCGGCAGCGTTGGTCAACCGCGCGACGAAGACAATCGGGCGTGCTATGTTATTTTGGACAAAGATGCCCCCGGCGGCCCCACGGTGACCTACCGCAGGGTTGAGTACGACATCGAGACGACAGCCAACAAGATCTACGCCGAAGCCGACTTGTCCGATCAACTCGGCGACCGCATCAAACACGGACGTTAA
- a CDS encoding metallophosphoesterase family protein, producing the protein MTRTAILSDIHGNLTALKAVLAHVQTQQVDRIVCLGDVVGYGPQPCECLDVVMEFAFCVLGNHDSSALFDPEGFNAAAEQAIFWTRSKLENHAGEESADDQQPPASRRRLDFLCGLPRTIREENILFVHGSPRGPTNEYVMPEDIQNGKKMEKLFSLVPHLCFQGHTHVPGIFTTDLNFLRPTEVPEGYDVSDSSARLMINVGSVGQPRDLDPRSCYVIYDQQHVFFHRVEYDIEDTIAKIEAETELDNFLGYRLRDGR; encoded by the coding sequence GTGACCCGAACTGCGATCCTAAGCGATATTCACGGTAACCTGACTGCGCTCAAGGCCGTGTTGGCGCACGTTCAAACGCAACAGGTCGATCGCATCGTCTGCTTGGGCGATGTCGTCGGTTACGGACCCCAGCCCTGCGAATGCCTGGACGTCGTGATGGAATTCGCGTTCTGTGTGCTCGGCAACCACGACAGTAGCGCGCTGTTCGATCCCGAAGGCTTCAATGCCGCCGCCGAACAGGCGATCTTTTGGACCCGCAGCAAGCTGGAAAACCACGCCGGAGAAGAGTCGGCGGACGACCAACAGCCCCCCGCGTCGCGACGCCGGCTGGATTTTTTGTGCGGCCTGCCACGCACCATCCGCGAAGAAAACATCCTGTTCGTGCACGGGTCACCACGCGGGCCGACCAACGAATATGTGATGCCCGAGGACATCCAGAACGGCAAGAAAATGGAAAAGCTGTTTTCGCTGGTGCCCCATCTGTGCTTCCAAGGTCACACCCACGTCCCCGGGATTTTTACCACCGATCTGAATTTCCTTCGGCCGACCGAGGTGCCCGAAGGCTACGACGTCAGTGATTCCTCGGCCCGGCTGATGATCAACGTCGGCAGCGTCGGCCAACCACGGGATCTGGACCCCCGCAGCTGTTACGTCATCTACGACCAGCAGCACGTCTTCTTTCACCGGGTCGAATACGACATCGAAGACACGATCGCCAAGATCGAAGCCGAAACGGAACTCGACAATTTCCTCGGCTATCGACTCCGCGACGGACGCTAG